In Pontimonas salivibrio, the sequence ACTAGCTGATTTTTCGAACACCAACACGTCGTCCAATGTGGGACCGTAGTCACGCATCAAACCGCCAAGGTCTGCACGCCTGGACATCACTGATTCCAAATCGAGGCTCTCGCCCTCGGTAATCGCGCTCAAGTAAGACGACAGGGCTTGTGAAGCTTCGTCAATCTGAAAGAGACCATCGCGCAGAGTCTGAAGAGGCCCCGCTAGTTCGGCATCGTGTTCCACTACTCGCTCTAAGGAGCGAATGGCGTGGTCGATAAGACTGCGAGCATCTGAGGATTCTGGACCGACGGCTTCACTGGAGAGCGCCTCTTTCGCCACAGCTGCGGCGTTTCGGAGGTCTTCGATGGACTCTAATTTGTCCGACAGCGCTTTCAATGAGACATCTTCACCCTGTTCGGGTCGCACCCCTTCGATACGCTCCAGAGCTTGGCGCAACCGATCCTGGTCGGCCTTTTGGGCCGCATAGCGTTCATCGATTTGTTCGAGTTCCAGCAGTCGTTCCTGATGTGCCCTAAAAAGTTCTTGGTAGTCGTGGAGGACACTGGCGAGGCGTTCACCGGCGTAACGATCGAGCGCATCTCGCTGGGCCGATTCCGACTTCAGTCGAATTTGGTCGCTTTGCCCGTGGACGACAACGAGGTGTTGGGCAAGTTCTTGAAGGACCGAGACGGGGGCAGAGCGCCCGCCCACCACTGCTTTGGAGCGGCCCTCCGCCGACACTTGACGGGAGAGCACCAATTCACCCTCCTCAATGACACCGCCTAATTCTTCGACGCGTTCCGCTACTGGTGTGATGGAGCCGGCAAGAAAATGCCCTTCAACCCAACTGTGTTCACTTCCCTGTCGAACGCGTGCCGTGTCGGCCCGCTCGCCTAGGAGTAATCCCAACGCGGTGACGACCATTGTTTTTCCTGCACCTGTCTCGCCGGTCAGCACGGTAAAGCCAGGGCCAAGTGGCAAACTCGCGTGGGAAATGACACCCAAGTCGTTGATCTGAATCTGCTCAATCATGAGCCGGCTTCCCCCGGACCGCGCCAACCCGTCACGGGAAGGGAAAACTTTCGCACCAGCCGGTCACTAAATGGGCCGGGGTGAAGTCTGGCGAGCCGGACCGGCTCGCTGCTCTTGGTGGCACTCACACGAGATCCCGGTGGCACATCGACGCCGCGTCGACCGTCGCACCACAACACAGCGGCTTGCGTGTTTCGAGGAAGTATTTCCACGGCGAGGGTTGAACCTGGGTCGACAACGAGAGGCCTGGAAAACAGTGCGTGAGCGGATAGCGGTGTCATGACCATCGCCTGGACCTGTGGCCAGACGATGGGTCCACCTGCAGAAAATGAGTAAGCGGTCGACCCGGTGGGCGTGGAGAGAACAACACCGTCACAGCCGAAGCTCGACACGGGTCTACCATCAACTTCTAGGGCCAATTCGACCATTCGAGAGCGGTCTGCTTTCTCCACGGTCGCTTCGTTGAGCGCGAAGGTGCGAAACACCTCCTGGCTGTCGGTTTCGACGACAACCTCAAGGGTTAACCTCTCGTCGACCTGGTAATTCTTGGCGAGGGCTTGGTCGACGGTGAACTGCAAATCTTCTTTTTCACTTTCGGCAAGAAATCCCACGTGTCCGAGGTTGACCCCCAGGAGTGGAGCGCCGCTTCCTCGCAGGAGTTCCGCTGCCATCAAGATTGTGCCGTCACCACCGAGGACGATCCCCAGCTCGATGTCTGTTGCCGCAACGCCCTGTGTGAGAATTTCTGGTTGGATGTCGAGCCCTCGAGTCATCGGCTCAGCCTGATCGGGGGCCACTACCGGTGTCACTCCCGCTGCGAGCAGGGTCCGCAACACCGTATGAGCAGCCTCGAGTGCGTCGTCGCGGCCCACGTGGGAGACAACGAGCATCTTTCTGGTCACAGTATTCCCCTCATTGGGCTGGAATCGCCTTGTCCCATTCTGCTGGATACACACTGGATGTTGCACTGGCGTAGACCAGATATTCCACATTGCCCTTTTCGCCGGTCAGTGGCGAAACCATGATGTCGCGTGGTGTCACGCCATGTTCTTCCAGACACTCCATCACCGTATGGACCGCTTTATCCCGTCTGGCGACATCTTTCACTACGCCTTGGTCAATCCCGCTCTTACCCACTTCAAACTGTGGTTTTAGTAACAACACAAAGTGGCTGTGGACACCAAAAGTCTCCACCAATGCGGGAATGATCTTTGTCAAGGAGATGAAACTCACGTCGGCGACCACCACACTGACCGGTGTCGGCAGAGACTGATTCGCCCACCAAGACGAGGAAATCCGCGCAGCGTGCACACCCTCACGGTTAATTACCCGGGTATCAGCAACGAGGGAAGGATCAAGCTGACCGTGTCCCACATCGAGGGCGACCACACTACGCGCGCCTGATTCGAGTAACACCTGAGTAAACCCACCAGTGGACGCACCCACATCAACACACACCGCGCCACGGATAGGAGGTGACCACCGCGTGAGCGCAGCCCGAAGTTTTGTCGCGCCCCTACCCACATCAGCCACTTCAGAAACGCCGGAGTGGGGATCGGCGTTGGCGACAAGGTCAATTACCGCGTCATCAGCCACCACCATCGACGGCTTCGTGGCGGGTGAATTAGCCACAGTGACCAGTCCCCCGGCGATCAGACGCTGAGCTTTGGTCCTTGTTGATGCGAGGCCTCGCTGAACGAGAGCGACATCAAGACGAGTGGCGTTCACTCGGAATGCGCAGTGTCCTCAGCGCCAGAACGCTCGCCATCAGAGGGTGTCGCTGCCACGGTGACGTTGGCCGAACCGAGACGCTCCCGCAAGGCTTCTTCCGCTGCGGCGAGGCCTTGCAAGCGCTGTTCGAGGGGCAAATCCATCAGCGCCTCAACCTGGGCAACAAACTCCTCATCGGAGGTGTCAGAAAATCCGTGCACTGGTTCGACCATGGTTCACCACATTACGCGAGGGCCGGATGGATGTGGGGACGGTTCGCTCGCGTGTGAAGAACACCCCAACGGAACTATCCCTTGTCGCTGTACAACGCAGGGTCAACATCGAGTCCAAAGATTTTCAAACCGGAATCATAAATACACGCTGCCCCGGCCCGAAGAAGATCAATCTTCTCCCCCGCACGCGCCACCCGAACCACGTGGCCTTTTCTGCGCACGACCGCTTTCCCCACCTCGACAGTGTGCACATCGTCCCGGTCCACACTTCTAATAATCTCGGGATACGGCAGATGAAGCTGACGTAAGTCCTGAAGGATATAATCGGGTCGCTGGTCTTCCCCTGCCGCAAGAATCTGTTTGGCCTGATCGATTCCCGTCAGCACAACAGCGGACGATATTCCAGCCGCCCTCGCCCCTTTAATGTCGGTATCTAAGCGATCACCGACCATTAGCGGCGTCGATACGGCCATGCGGCGAGCGGCAACATCGAACATTGCCCTCTCGGGCTTACCCGCAAACGTCGCGAGTCGGCCCACGGCCAAGTGCACCGCGGAAACCAACGCACCGTTTCCCGGTGCCACACCGCGCTGCACCGGAATGGTCCAGTCCGTGTTGGTTGCCACCCACACCACAGAAGGGTCGCGTTGGATCGCAAAAGACCCTTCAGCAAGCTGTGGCCAACCCACCTCGGGCGAGAAACCCTGTACGACAGCAACAGGTTCATCATCAGCGGACGTCGTGATCGAGAAACCTGCTTCCGCGATTTCTCGGAGGAGGCCTTCACCTCCGACGACGAGCACAGTGGACGCCGCGGGAATCATCGTTTTCAGTAGCGCAACAGCAGCTTGCGGTGACGTCACCACGTGTTCGGGGACTAGCTCCAGCCCGTATCCGCGTAATTGGTCAGCCACCTGCTCGGGCGTTCTGGAAGCATTATTGGTCAAATAGGCCACTGGCAAAGCCGTCTGGTTGATGGACTCCACTGCATAATCGATTGGGTCAGGACCCCGATAAATCACACCATCGAGGTCCAGAAACAGAGCGTCTTTACCCGCAAGCGGGGTGTCAGTTTTGCCAGAGCGACCCGTGAACCCCATCATCAAAGGTCACCTGCCCCATCACCTCGCGGCTCTGGGGTTTCCGAGTCGGACACCATTGGCGCGGAGTTGCCCGAACCAGGCTCGCTACCTGGCTCACCAGGCTCGGGAATAATGTCTGCGCTCACATCAGGGCTCACATCAGGGTTCAGTTCAGGATTGAGATCGGGGCTCACGTCATCATCATCGCCGATATCCACCACCACGATGTCATCAGGGGCGCCCTCTGCTTCCGCTAGGGCTCGCGCTGCAACGTGGGCACGGTTGCCCCAAATCGCCGCTTCATCGCTGCGCCCCAGCTCGTCGAGTACCACCGCATAGGCATCAAATAGTGCTGGCGAGTACGAAAAAGCCAAGTTCGGATTCAATTCAGGAATCTGCAGTTCCAACAATGCTCGGTCGGGTTGCTCCAAATCCAACCGCGCACCAGAGAGCGCGATCGCTAATTCGACCCTCACGCCGGTGTCTAGAGAATCAACTTTGGTGCTTCTGGCCAACTCGATGCCTCTTTGTGGGCGGCCAAGGCCGCGCTCACAATCGACCATCATCGGCACGTTCACGTCTTTGCCGGTCAATCGACGGTGCGTGCGAAGCTCCCTCAGTGCCAACGCGAAATCGCCCCTCAAATAGGCGGTAATTCCTAGGGTTTCTCGCACCACGGGAATACGCGAGCCTTTGTGAAGTGCGGCAAGAGCGTGTTGATGCGCGAGCTCCACGTCATCATCAATAAGCCGTGCGGCCATCACCAGGTGGTTCGCCACAAACTCAGCCTCAGCCTTATCCAGAGTGGTCAAATCCCGCCGGGCAATACGATCGAGTTGTTTTGGTTCCACATCCTCATCGACGTCAGGAAAGACGGGAGTTGGCGTCAGGTCCTCCTCCCGGCGTGGCCGATCGCGATTATCAGCTCGGGGTCCCGCAGAGCGTCTGGTGTCAGCTCCTGGGGGTCGTCCCCCACCAGTGCGCGACCCATCGCGGGGCGCCGAGGTGCGTTCAGGGCGCCCAGAACGCTCGGGGCGATCAGTGCGGTTCGGGCGATCAGTGCGATCAGTGCGGTTCGAACGATCAGGGCGATCAGGTCGCCCTCCGCGTTCGCCACCAGCCCGGTCGCTTCCCCCGCTACCCCGGTAGCCTCCCGAGTTGCGGGCACCATCACGTGGACCACCCTCACCAGAGGGTGCGCCGCCAGAAGAGCGCGGACTACCCGGTTTTTTCGGGCCACCCCGATAGCCGGAGTTCCCGCCGGTGGATGGCCGGCCACGAGAGTTATTGCGGGAATTGTCTGAGGAACCGCCGGGGCGTCTAGGAGAATCTGCCATCAGTGGGTTCCTCTGTGTGATTAAAAAGTCTAGAAATGAAAAGTGGCCACCCTCTCGGGTGGCCACTTTTTAATAGTTGTCCGGCGGTGACCTACTCTCCCACAGGGTCCCCCCTGCAGTACCATCGGCGCTGAGAGTCTTAGCTTCCGGGTTCGGAATGTAACCGGGCGTTTCCCTCTCGCTATGGCCGCCGAAACTCTATGGATTTATCAGCCTGAGGGCACACCCGAGGGTGTGCCGTCGGTTCCCGGCCGTAAATCGGGAACCACATAGTGGACGCGAACAACAGTTCATGTGTATGTCAAGTTTTCGGCTTATTAGTACTGGTCAGCTTCACGAGTCGTTAGTCCTCGCTTCCACATCCAGCCTATCAACCCAGTCGTCTACTGGGAGCCTCTCACCTAAAAGGTATGGAAGTCTCATCTTAAGGCCGGCTTCCCGCTTAGATGCTTTCAGCGGTTATCCATCCCGAACGTAGCTAATCAGCGGTGCCCTTGGCAGGACAACTGACACACCAGAGGTTCGTCCAACCCGGTCCTCTCGTACTAGGGTCAGATCCTTTCAAACTTCCTACGCACGCAGCGGATAGGGACCGAACTGTCTCACGACGTTCTAAACCCAGCTCGCGTGCCGCTTTAATGGGCGAACAGCCCAACCCTTGGGACCTACTCCAGCCCCAGGATGCGACGAGCCGACATCGAGGTGCCAAACCATGCCGTCGATATGGACTCTTGGGCAAGATCAGCCTGTTATCCCCGAGGTACCTTTTATCCGTTGAGCGACAGCGCTTCCACAAGCCACTGCCGGATCACTAGTCCCGACTTTCGTCCCTGTTCGACCTGTCAGTCTCACAGTCAAGCTCCCTTGTGCACTTACACTCAAAACCTGATTGCCAACCAGGCTGAGGGAACCTTTGGGCGCCTCCGTTACTTTTTGGGAGGCAACCGCCCCAGTTAAACTACCCACCAGGCACTGTCCCTGAACCGGATTACGGTTCGAAGTTAGATGTCCAGAGTGACCAGAGTGGTATTTCAACAATGACTCCACGAACACTGGCGTGTCCGCTTCACAGTCTCCCACCTATCCTACACAAGCCACACCGAACACCAATACCAAGCTGTAGTAAAGGTCACGGGGTCTTTCCGTCCTGCTGCGCGTAACGAGCATCTTTACTCGTAGTGCAATTTCGCCGAGTTCGCGGTTGAGACAGTTGGGAAGTCGTTACGCCATTCGTGCAGGTCGGAACTTACCCGACAAGGAATTTCGCTACCTTAGGATGGTTATAGTTACCACCGCCGTTTACTGGGGCTTAAGTTCTCAGCTTCGCCGAAGCTAACCGATCCCCTTAACCTTCCAGCACCGGGCAGGCGTCAGTCCGTATACATCGTCTTACAACTTCGCACGGACCTGTGTTTTTAGTAAACAGTCGCTTCCCACTGGTCTCTGCGGCCTTCAACGCTCAAAAAGTAAATTTCATCACGCATCCGGCCCCCCTTCTCCCGAAGTTACGGGGGCATTTTGCCGAGTTCCTTAACCACGATTCTCTCGATCTCCTTAGTATTCTCTACCTGACCACCTGAGTCGGTTTGGGGTACGGGCAGCTAGAACCTCGCGTCGATGCTTTTCTTGGCAGCATAGGATCACTGATTTCGCCCATGGGGCTACGCGTCGGGTCTCAGGCATATGAGAGACGGATTTGCCTATCTCTCGCCCTACACCCTTACACCAGGTCAACCATCGCCTGGCTCAGCTACCTTCCTGCGTCACACCTGTTAATACGCTAGCCGCACCAACGTAGGGTCGAGCGCTAGCCTCCGACTCTCACCCCGAAGGGATCAAGAAGGAGATTCGGGCTCTTAGCATTATTGGATTAGCTCTTGCGGTTCTTCGCCGGTACGGGAATATCAACCCGTTGTCCATCGACTACGCCTGTCGGCCTCGCCTTAGGTCCCGACTTACCCAGGGCGGATTAGCCTGGCCCTGGAACCCTTGGTCTTCCGGAG encodes:
- the recN gene encoding DNA repair protein RecN, coding for MIEQIQINDLGVISHASLPLGPGFTVLTGETGAGKTMVVTALGLLLGERADTARVRQGSEHSWVEGHFLAGSITPVAERVEELGGVIEEGELVLSRQVSAEGRSKAVVGGRSAPVSVLQELAQHLVVVHGQSDQIRLKSESAQRDALDRYAGERLASVLHDYQELFRAHQERLLELEQIDERYAAQKADQDRLRQALERIEGVRPEQGEDVSLKALSDKLESIEDLRNAAAVAKEALSSEAVGPESSDARSLIDHAIRSLERVVEHDAELAGPLQTLRDGLFQIDEASQALSSYLSAITEGESLDLESVMSRRADLGGLMRDYGPTLDDVLVFEKSASDTLLEIDLSGDRRGQLEEQIRHDQETLSRLAAEITERRMVAAHTLGERVSAELQTLAMPDAHLVIDVSPKEATVSGADQVSFLLAPHPGAPPRPLAKSASGGELSRVMLSLEVVLAEADPVPTFIFDEVDAGVGGATALEIGKRLARLAQSAQVICVTHLAQVASYADTHLSVFKDRSGEVTESSVRVLEAEDRVAELARMLGGDQDSDSAKAHAREMLQRQSVSRSSGR
- a CDS encoding NAD kinase: MTRKMLVVSHVGRDDALEAAHTVLRTLLAAGVTPVVAPDQAEPMTRGLDIQPEILTQGVAATDIELGIVLGGDGTILMAAELLRGSGAPLLGVNLGHVGFLAESEKEDLQFTVDQALAKNYQVDERLTLEVVVETDSQEVFRTFALNEATVEKADRSRMVELALEVDGRPVSSFGCDGVVLSTPTGSTAYSFSAGGPIVWPQVQAMVMTPLSAHALFSRPLVVDPGSTLAVEILPRNTQAAVLWCDGRRGVDVPPGSRVSATKSSEPVRLARLHPGPFSDRLVRKFSLPVTGWRGPGEAGS
- a CDS encoding TlyA family RNA methyltransferase, which encodes MNATRLDVALVQRGLASTRTKAQRLIAGGLVTVANSPATKPSMVVADDAVIDLVANADPHSGVSEVADVGRGATKLRAALTRWSPPIRGAVCVDVGASTGGFTQVLLESGARSVVALDVGHGQLDPSLVADTRVINREGVHAARISSSWWANQSLPTPVSVVVADVSFISLTKIIPALVETFGVHSHFVLLLKPQFEVGKSGIDQGVVKDVARRDKAVHTVMECLEEHGVTPRDIMVSPLTGEKGNVEYLVYASATSSVYPAEWDKAIPAQ
- a CDS encoding HAD-IIA family hydrolase — translated: MGFTGRSGKTDTPLAGKDALFLDLDGVIYRGPDPIDYAVESINQTALPVAYLTNNASRTPEQVADQLRGYGLELVPEHVVTSPQAAVALLKTMIPAASTVLVVGGEGLLREIAEAGFSITTSADDEPVAVVQGFSPEVGWPQLAEGSFAIQRDPSVVWVATNTDWTIPVQRGVAPGNGALVSAVHLAVGRLATFAGKPERAMFDVAARRMAVSTPLMVGDRLDTDIKGARAAGISSAVVLTGIDQAKQILAAGEDQRPDYILQDLRQLHLPYPEIIRSVDRDDVHTVEVGKAVVRRKGHVVRVARAGEKIDLLRAGAACIYDSGLKIFGLDVDPALYSDKG